Below is a genomic region from Xiphophorus couchianus chromosome 9, X_couchianus-1.0, whole genome shotgun sequence.
ctgatctacacaaggaggaggtaattaagccatttcattccagtgttttgtacctgtggcacatctaaaaacagcaggacagcggccctcgaagactggagtttgacacctgtgagctaagctaaaacaaacttttaaggGTTGTGTCCACATCCGATGTACTTTCATACATGCAATCATGTTACATGTATGAGatatacatgtaaaaaaagCCCAGCTTTACCTTCAAACAGTTTTACGATAATAAGCATTCCGTATTAAACCACAATGTGATTATTTGgggattatttaaatcaaaatgagataaaaacaaaggttGACTGTCCTAATCTTCAATTTTGTCTAATAACAAAGTCCAATCCGGGTGCAGATGactttaaagtgacagaaggATGCAACAAAAGTTTGGAATGTCAGAAAATCCTCATCATTTTAAGAGATTCATCCAACATATGCTTTCGCTTGTTTAAATAACGCaatctaacaaataaaatttcttcTGAAATGATCAGAAGAGCGGTCTTTGCAGTGCTTGAAAACGGCTTCATATTTAGCACATGAATGTCcaacaaacttgtttttcctcttcccTTCAGAGCCAGTGTCTGTCAGAGAAAGTTTGAATCTGTGTGGAGGCGCTGAAATGAGTGAGTGCTATCTGCTAAAGCCAGAGCATTCTGCAGCGCCTCCTTCAAGGTCAGGGGAAGAGGGATGAATGCGAATGCACAAAATACATTCAGGTTTATGGCTATAACATGGTAACTTGAACGATTTTCAACGCTTTATCCTGTTAAAGGGCAGAAACgaatttttattgaaatctaGATAATGGGGCGCAGTGAGGGGGAAGATCTTGGAAACACCTACAGCGTGAAAAGACTGCCACGTTTATTCTCTGCATAGACAGATGGTTTCACATCTCTTTATTGTAAAATCTCCACCCAAACCAGTCCAATTATTATGTGTGTGTATTCATTAGGTCTGCTAATAACTCAGCAAAGAGACTAGGCAAGCACTATATCACCATACTCACCTTTATCTGGCTGTAGCCTTGGTGATGAAGAGACTTGTTCCTTGTTCAGAGGGCAAGTAGTTTTGTCTCTTTGCCCCCTGAAActcaaaaaacatttgttttattaacatttgcATGACTCCatgcaaatgttaattaaactTCTGTTTGTAAAATCATATTCCCAATAAATGTTTAAGTATTCAGCCTTTGTCGACAATGTTGATGACAGAAACTGAAAGATGATGAAACAAGACTCAAGTCTGAAGTCATCTGCTTTCACACTGAAAAACATCTTATTTGCATGTCCAGACAGTGAAGTGTCCCTCTTCCCCAAATGTTGttcatgctgtaaaaaaaaaaagaagaaatgataaAGGCTGCCAAATACAGATGAAGTTGTatcaaatttatgtttttatgtactTTGACTGAATATGATTGTACTGAAAGGCAACCGGGTATGAAAAGCCTTTGTtctattaatgaaaaaaaacatgcagcaagcaaaattaaaaaggCTTTTTGCCTCTGAACCACCTTAGCTTGAAGCAAGTGTGAAAACCATTAATGGGCTGCTTGTTTTCTTGGTCTAGCCACCCATCTATAGGTTGAGGTTGGTGGTGACGGCACTTAAGGATTACCCTAACGCACCATTCATGCAAAAATTTccatggaaaataaattacacacgtgttctgttgttggattatggaaattttaaaatgtgaagctcctatttagtgaaaatatttgaatatagGACATGTCTATAATTTACTACCTACATAATGTCCTACATTcattctatccatccatccatccattttctgttcacccttgaccctaatggggtcgggagggttgctggtgcctatctccagctacgttccgggcgagaggcggggtacaccccggacaggtcgccagtctgtcgcagggcaacacagagacatacaggacaaacaaccatgcacacacacactcacacctagggagaattttagagaaaccaattgacctgacagtcacgtctttggactgtgggaggaagccggagtacccggagagaacccacgcatgcacagggagaacatgcaaactccatgcagaaagaccccggccgggaatcgaacccaggaccttcttgctgcaaggcaacagtgctaccaactgcgccactgtgcagccctcacATTCATTCTAtgactgaaaaatatgtttttataggAATTTTTGTATCCAgaagttaaaagttttatttatttatttttttcaaatttaaagacGAAAATGTAAGTAATAAAGGTCACAACCGTCCGGATGTTTTCTCCTTGAGAGGACAGTTGGCGCCCTCTTGTGGTGGATAAGGTTAATCGCTTACTTCCGCTTCTGACTACGCAAAATCCGGCTgtgcagcagccattttgtctGTTCGGGCAAGTCTACCCTGGCTGTTGCGAACTGCAGTTCCACCTtagcaaacaaattaaaatgttgctgttttggcGTGTTTGTTTCACCTAAACTATACTCTAGGTCTATAATAAAAATCATACTTCTCTGCCGAGGACTGAGGAGGCCTCTCTAATTCAAGAAAAGACCGCATTTCAGCGGGGAAACACGCGGATAAGCCGAGCCATGTCGTGTGAAGAAAGCTACTTGGCTATCCTACGCTATCTGACAGATGAACGGGAACCTTATGCACCGGGGACCTCCGGTAATACCAAGAGAAAAATACGGAAAGCGGCGGCCTGCTACGTGGTGAGGAACGGGACTCTGTTTTACCAGCGGCGGCAGAAAGGCCAGAATGATTTCACCGAGCTGGAGGTGGTGCTGCAGGACTGCCGGAGGAGGGAACTTATCAACCAGGCGCACATTATAGAGGGAGGGGAGCACCTCAACCAGCAGCTCACCTGGGAAATTATCTCTCAGAAGTACTGGTGGAGAGGTAAGACCCCGGGGCGAGCCGTCCCCAGCAAACCGTCTGTCTTTATACCGAGGGGCTAATTTAGTCCATTTAAACGTTGTCAGAAACAAACGGAAACCAGTTAGCTGCTGACCCAAACActcagctgctctctgctgccAACTACCGGTGAACTGGCGAAAGGATCATTTCGCTGGAtcagaaatgtatgtttttaattcctCAGGGGCGTAGCCAAGGGGTGTCCGGGGTCACTAGGCTAGATTTTACACAACCAGTCCTGAAGCTCTTTAAAGCttctttcacaaaacatttccatcttCCTCTGGGCATTCATAAATCCAAAGAGGATACAGTGATGACAACACACGTCCACACAACTCTTAAAATCTACCCATCTTTTCCGCACAATAATTTCAGACAAAGTCCATGTAGACATCTTGTCTGTAGCAGAACGAAggcttttaaatttaaaacgtaaatttcattctgcttttggtccaaaatgttttctgagtcttgtttatgtttgttaatCCTGCTGCTGGCTGGATTAATCACTAGTGATGTTGTGTGGGTTCTGATCCACAAAGCTGGATGTGAGCACGTTGCAGCCAGTTTGACATGCGTTTTGCATTTCAAATGCAAGAAATAAATAGGACTgaaactaataattattttttgtaatctttCTGTTGTTGTGACGATTAATTGGCTAAAAAAAAGGGTCACATTCTGCTGACTTTTGTTATTTAAtccctttttatacaatattcaaaatacagtaagagatgcaaataaataaataattaaattccgttttaaaataaaaaaaagtaaaacattttattgtctaaaatgcaacTAAGTAGCTTTCTCAGTGAaagcttgatcatttgtagcaaaagatgcatcagctaaaaaaaataatcaacatcaacatgtgaaatatTCAGCACTTCTGTATGACTGATCATCAATAAAGTCTAGGgtctgatctgttgattattttaatcagttggtttaattgattaataaatggatagcaaaaggtgcttagtagattttttttatacataaaaaatactttaaaaagttgaagctaaaattgggcctcttgaacatttttatcttgcgtgcaaaatgtatttatttttgcacagagttcggcttaattactgctctgaatatgttcttttttttttagtccagttaaaaaaagtcattaattAGTCGACGCTTATTTAAATAAtggattcatcacaattaatcgtttcagcatTTCAAATACTGAAACTAATATACTAATATTACATCAGGTCGAAGCTGTCATGACCGACATGCGACTTTGTGTCACAAAAGTTACACAAACAATTAAGAGTGGAttcatttaagatttttcttttcttttttctactaTTATACAGTGcagaaatctaaaatattttgttaacgGACGCGTCAATATGTTCATGCGCGATATAAACATAATGGtgccttcttctcctcctcctcctccagggaTCCTGAAGAACGTGAAAGACCACATCAGAGAATGCGCCCAGTGTCAGAGCAAGCGCAGCGCGGACGACGGCTCTGGGCCGCGGCCGTTCTCAAGGCAAGGGAGGCGGAAGTTCGGGCCCCTGGAGGACGAGGACGACgacgaggaggaggacggagaggacaTTTTGTTCTCGGCAGACCTGTCCTCCCAGAGACCCAAGTTAGCCAAGGGGACGACTAAACACGAAGTGGTTTACGTACGTGGCCGCGGCTGTGTGTGTCAGAAACGCGAGTCTGTGGCGCTTCCAGCCGCTTTTCAGCAGTTTGCTCTGCAAtcgtttttgttttcaggtgaACAGCAAAGGAGAGGTGAACCAGTTCCTGCCCAAACACAGCCAGACCATGCTGGACAAACTGAACCAGCAGCGCATCAGCAACCAGTTCTGTGACATCACCCTGCTGATCGAAGGGGAGGAGCACCGCGCCCACAAGGCCGTGTTGGCCGCCTGCAGCGAGTACTTCAACGAGCTCTTCTTCGAGAAGGGCGCCGTGACGACGCACGAGGCCGTGGTGGACCTGTCTGGTGAGCGCTCTGCTGCTCTCGCCCAcattacacacatacacacacccacacacacatacaatgAGAGTAGTAGTGGGATGggatttcagtgttttcctgtTCTTAGTAGGAAAAGTGTGATGAAACACATACTTTATCCCTTTTTCTGAATGTTGTTTCCATCCTTCATTTTTTCATGTCTTCCTGTCTTTCCTTTCTATCTCCTTATTTCAcattccctccctccctccctccctccctccctccctccctccctccctccctccctccctgcctgcctgcctcccTCCCTGTTTGTCGCTCcattcttccttttttccacttattcttctttccttcctttttttccacacatgtccttccttcattccttcctttGTTGCCTCACCCACTTTATAAACTTCCACCCTAAATTTATAGTTCATACTTTTAACTCTGGTAAGTTTCTGTGGAAATGTCTGCAAAGCAATTAaactctccctctctctcattctcacactttctttctctctctctttcactctatctctctctctacaGGTTTCGCTAAGTCCAGCTTCCTCCCCCTGCTGGACTTTGCATACACCTCTGTGCTGACCTTTAACTTCTGCGTGATGGCCGACATCGCCAACCTCGCCCGGCACCTGCTGATGACGGAGGTGCTGCAGATATGCGAGTCGGTGCACAAGCAGGTGGAGGAGCAGAAGCTGACGGTGTACCAGAAAGGAGACGTGCACACGGTGGTGGCGGGCGCCCTGGCCACCGACGACGCCAAGGTGGAGCCGGACGCCTACATGGTGACCATAGAGGATGACGGCAGCACCGTGGTAACGCACGGCGCCTGCATCCAGCAGCCGGTGACGGTCCTGACCCACGCGGTGGCGGGAGACGGCGTAGAGGCCGGGCAGAGCGAGACCGTGGCGCTGATCGCTCACGGCGGGGAAGGGGAGCACGGCGACACCCTCACGCTCATATCGGGATGCGGCGAAGGACTGGAAGGCGAGACCATGACGGTGGTGACGCACAGCGGCCAGGCAGGGGCCAGCGAGTCGCTCGCCGTGGTGTCGGCCTGCCTGGCCATGGAGCAGCCGCAGGTGGTCGACGCCGGCGCCTTCGTCCTAGACGTGGACGCCGACAGACACGCCCCCTCAGAGGAAGTGGTGCTGGAGTCAGAGGCGGCCGCTCCAACCGAGGCTCAGAAAGAAGAGACACTTCCCGTCCCTCAGAAACGCAAGCGGGGCCGTCCGCCCAAGGTGAAGcgggaggtggaggtggaggtggagggatGGATACCGCCGGAGGAGGATCCCGCAGAGGAAGAGCACGGCGACAAGCAGGAGGCGACCCCGGATGACCTCAGCGGCAGACGACTGCGGCAGCGCTACATGGCCGAGGGCGGCTACGCCCGGCTACACATGGGcctggaagaggaagaggaggtcaAGAGTGTAACTCCGCCCCCTGCCACGCCCCCAAAGGTACAGCTGCTGGTTTAGTCCAAGTTGTTTGACGGCctgggcgatatggacttaaagctttatcttaatattttgtggtaccATTATGATAAGGataagtgataaaaaaaactactaattatttcttttttagctcACTGTACGTCTGTAGCAACCATTACCTCACTAACACAAAAACATCCCCATTAATAAAGTTCCTTGGGACGCCTGGcacatgaaagaaaatgtgattattttcacaaaacgGCACCCAGTGactgttttccattttgaaaaaaacgtCACGTCACAGGTGGGTCCGAGGAAGAGAGGGAGGCCACCAAAGAGGCCGGTGGAGCCTGAGTTTGAGGGCGAGCCGGAAGCCGTCGTGGAGGAGAGCGCCGCGGAGAGCGTGACGGGCGGAGAGCTGCGACCTGACGAGGTGGCAGCAAAGGCGGTGGAGCCAGAGGCGGAGGCCAAGCAGCAAGACGGTGCACCGCAGAACGCCGGGAGCGAAGAGCACACCTGCTCCGAGTGCGGCATGTCCTTCCAGAGGCGCTACTCTCTCATCATGCACACGCTGAAACACGAGAAGGCCCGCGCTTACAAGTGCAGCGTGAGTGTTGATGAGAACAGATCCATCTCAGTAGATCAGAGATTGTTGATCGCAAACAGAGggacttatttttgtttattttagatgaTTATGTCTTTCAGATAATAAGTCTAAATGAACagagcccaggttgctctgtttgtttgcattgttgGTCCTGCTGTCCCTCAATAAATCAAAGAGTCAGTAGACAGTCAGCCAAGTACAGGGATTTGGGCTGAAACCATTAATAGGATTAACTGATGAATCGATTATGGAGATAATTGGAGTTTGTAGactcaaaaagtcaatttgcttaaaaacacaacacactgTTCTTTTTTGTACACAATGGTACAAAAAATAATGTACAatttgtatttaagataaaaaaaccttttcctCGTCTGTAAACATGTTCTATTCAAAACTTCTTATTTTGTAGCTGCAGATTAATTCTTACTACaaattagggctgttgtaaaagaatattttagtaatcgagtacgctatagattatttttatagttAGTTGAGTAATCAgatctctctctcactctctctctcttcctacTGTTCGCTCTGAAACGGCAGAGAAGCTGTCACACTCCAAGCATCGCGGCAGACAATTTAACGATGCTTATTGCATtgttaaatgcaacatttcatgTCATGCTGCTAGCACTTAGCAACAACTCATAGACGGAAGTGAGACAATTAACAATTAACGACCCGGCCAGAACACGGTGCACTACGTCATAAAACATAGTTTAATGAAGCTTCGAGGTACATTTTCCTCCAGGAATTTTCATAATCGCGGGACTCGAATCATtggaggaatcgtttcagccctactacAAATTGTCAAGCAGTCGCTAAtgctattgcattttaggcagtaaaatgaattggattatttatttgtacctgtatgcatttttattaaatgaaaaatctgcagatatttttttatcctattaatcgattaattgttagaataatcgattactgtGGTTTAATGATTATTGAagtatatatttgtattattactacttttttctttatgggtaatttttgtatatttgcatttttttcatctaaatTTCATCAGagttttagtaaaataatcatcaaaGCAGAACCTGGTCCTCCCGGCTTACTTCAGAATCCTTCCAAAGCACCACTTGTCCcaatttctgttttcctttcacttaacTTTCCGAATACATATTTGGATACAGaggtctgaaaaaaaaaatctgcatttttatttattgtgcttCTCAAtacagcttttttatttatgttttttttttttttttttttttacattttcttgcatTTATACAAGatcttgtgggttttttttgttgttgttgttctccaGCTCTGCAGTAAGGAGTTCCAGTACGCCGCCTCGCTCCAGGCTCACCTGGCCCGACACAAGCAGCAGAGAAGCCAGCGGGCGTCGTCCGTCCCCAAGGCCATGGCAGAGCTGGGCCCCGCGGAGCGAGCAGAGAGCGAGCTGGACGACAAGGCGGTGGCGGCGGCGTACACCCGCCGGGAGTTTGTGTGCGACATCTGCGGGAAGACGCTGCCGAAGCTGTACTCGCTGCGGATCCACATGCTGACCCACACGGGCGTGCGGCCGCACACCTGCAAGGTGTGCGGCAAGACGTTCGCCCACAAGCACAGCCTGAAGATGCACCGCGTGCTGCACGACGTCACCAAGCAGTTCCAGTGCGAGTACTGCAAGAAGACGTTCGTCAGCAAGAGGAGCATGGAGGAGCACACCAGCCTGCACacaggtcacacacacacacacagtgtggtTGTTAAAAAACTCTCTCCTCTGGGTGGGTTTAATCTGTGCTGGTCGCTCACACCTCACCACTGGATTGGTTTGAGTCATCAGTGTCACCCAAGGAACACTAGGAAGTATTAGGAAGTATTTACCCACAACCCGGATCAGATCACCATCATTTCTACATTCctcactaaactaaactaaaagaaacaaattgagCCTCAACGTCTTCCTCTGGTTTATTCCTCTTCTTTTGAAACTACTTTAAtaaaatcatctgaaaatggcaCCAACAGAGCTGTTACCCGACATTAAACTGTCGTGCCGTATCTGAAACATCACACATGAAAACCTAAACTGCATTAATTAAAGGGGCGGCGTTATGCAGAatctacttttttgagctttacatcatgttatgtaGTCATTCCTTCATCATAAACAAAGTgttggagtgttgctttgattctttcatgcatctttgagaaatcctttaatctcagTTCAGTTGTGTAAAACACCTGGATGGGCCTAGCCCCAAGTTTCCGACATTCCACAACTAAaacctcactcagctccttcagactagctagcagcaattagcaaacacctggtggaagtgagcatctgctgagctcattataggagctgaaTGTTCTCAACGTTGTTAAAGGAGAACAAAGGAGCCATGTTTTTACCACAATAATTATTGAAACAATTTACCATCAGGTTTCCACAAGCCTGAACTAATAATGCTTTCAGCTTaaccttttattttcctctgcttCACTTGGcttggtttttcaaaataaagtacattttaatatatatttaaaactctATAGGTTCACTCTGAAGGTGCTGTGCCTCTTTTATTTCACCGTGTCGGTGCGTCGCCATCACAGAGGAAACCATGAAAAGCTCAGCTCaaatttcccatttttaaaatcctctcctctcctctcctcttctctcctctcctctcctctcctcttctctcctctcctctcctctcctctcctctcctctcctctcctctcctctcctctcctctcctctcctctcctctcctctcctctcctctcctctcctctcctctcctcccctcctgCCCTCCCCTCCAAATTAAATCCACAGGTGAGTCAAAGTACCTGTGCAACACCTGCGGCGCCACCTTCCACCGAGCCTCGGCTCTGAGCAAGCACTTGAAGAAGCACCAGCCCAGACCAGAAGTGCGTCCGTTCTCTTGTTCTCAGTGAGTGACCCGGCTGCCGTTGGCCCCTGTGACCCAAACACAGACGAGACAAAAACCATCCACTGACTcactctctccctccctccgcCCGCAGCTGTGAGAAGAGTTTCTACGAAGCGAAGGATCTCCAGCAGCACATGAACAAGCACATGGGCCTGAAACCCTTCCAGTGCCAGGTGTGTGGGAAGTGCTACAGCTGGAAGAAGGACTGGTACTCGCACGTCAAGTCCCACAGCGTGTCGGAGCCCTTCAAGTGAGGAAACACACACCGATTCCTCCTGATGGCCACACTGCCTGGCAGgagcattttgaatgttttatttaacagaattgacaaaatagaaggaaaatgatgcaaaacCCTTCACAAAAAGTTTAGCTTAGCCTCCTTTACTTTCATAGCTGTGAAATAACCCAAAACCCGCCTCACTCCTTGCTCAGTCTTCACAGAGTTAAAGGCATTTCTACTAGGCGTTTAAGGAAATCTGTGATTTATTGGCACCGATCGGTAAGTTTGGGATACgccgatcttatctacctcagtaAAGGCGTA
It encodes:
- the zbtb11 gene encoding zinc finger and BTB domain-containing protein 11, producing the protein MSCEESYLAILRYLTDEREPYAPGTSGNTKRKIRKAAACYVVRNGTLFYQRRQKGQNDFTELEVVLQDCRRRELINQAHIIEGGEHLNQQLTWEIISQKYWWRGILKNVKDHIRECAQCQSKRSADDGSGPRPFSRQGRRKFGPLEDEDDDEEEDGEDILFSADLSSQRPKLAKGTTKHEVVYVNSKGEVNQFLPKHSQTMLDKLNQQRISNQFCDITLLIEGEEHRAHKAVLAACSEYFNELFFEKGAVTTHEAVVDLSGFAKSSFLPLLDFAYTSVLTFNFCVMADIANLARHLLMTEVLQICESVHKQVEEQKLTVYQKGDVHTVVAGALATDDAKVEPDAYMVTIEDDGSTVVTHGACIQQPVTVLTHAVAGDGVEAGQSETVALIAHGGEGEHGDTLTLISGCGEGLEGETMTVVTHSGQAGASESLAVVSACLAMEQPQVVDAGAFVLDVDADRHAPSEEVVLESEAAAPTEAQKEETLPVPQKRKRGRPPKVKREVEVEVEGWIPPEEDPAEEEHGDKQEATPDDLSGRRLRQRYMAEGGYARLHMGLEEEEEVKSVTPPPATPPKVGPRKRGRPPKRPVEPEFEGEPEAVVEESAAESVTGGELRPDEVAAKAVEPEAEAKQQDGAPQNAGSEEHTCSECGMSFQRRYSLIMHTLKHEKARAYKCSLCSKEFQYAASLQAHLARHKQQRSQRASSVPKAMAELGPAERAESELDDKAVAAAYTRREFVCDICGKTLPKLYSLRIHMLTHTGVRPHTCKVCGKTFAHKHSLKMHRVLHDVTKQFQCEYCKKTFVSKRSMEEHTSLHTGESKYLCNTCGATFHRASALSKHLKKHQPRPEVRPFSCSHCEKSFYEAKDLQQHMNKHMGLKPFQCQVCGKCYSWKKDWYSHVKSHSVSEPFKCNVCGKEFFEKALFRRHVKKATHGKKGRVKQNLERECQQCGRKFTQLREYRRHINNHQGVKPFECLTCGVAWADARSLKRHVRTHTGERPYVCPMCQEAHIDARTLRKHMAKYHVDSLPGKIMLEKDTLQFHNQGTQVEHAVSILASDLPPELRPAHPTAAEELETVLITEETVEAVEAVQAANEGSMATLSDQGIMQVVNYVLAQQAMSGVKEEASEEIHTMEVEVAHVAEVE